The genomic region GTCTCCGGGAGGCAGGCGTGGACCACGGTACGCACGTCGGCAAGGTCAACTCCCAGGCCGAAGGCCGAGGTGCCCACGACCACGTCGAAGCGCGTGGGCTCAGGCCCGTCGGGGGTCGAGCCCGCCCAGCCTTCGAGAGCCTGCCGCCGCTGGTCGTCGGTGGACTTTCCGGTGACCTGGGTGACGCGGCGGAAGCCGGCCTGGCGGAGCCGTTCAGCCCAGTCGGCAGCGTCCTTGACCCGAGTGGTGTAGAGCGCCAAGGGCCGAGGCAGCATGGCGACTGCGTCGATGACGGCTTCGTTCCGGCTCTGCTCGTCGGGGCAGGTGTCGACGTAGTAGCTGGGCTCGTGCCGGAGTTGAGAGGCCCACACCACCTGGGCCTGCCCTTCCTCGGCGAACAACTGCTCCAGAAGGCTGACCTGCTGGTGGGTGAGGGTGGCGCTCATCGCCACCGTCACCGGCGCCTGGTCCTGGGGGGCCTTGCGCAGCCAGGTACGCCGGTGGCTGGCCATCGTCTGAAATTCGGGCCGAAAGCCGGTGCCCCACTGCTCGACCAGGTGTGCCTCGTCGATGACGAAGTACTGCAGCAGTCCGGCTTCGGCGGCGTCCTCCAAGGGCTTCTTCAGCGCCGTCACCACCGCTTCGGGGGAGGCGAATAGCAGGCGTTGGCGACCGGTGCGGACGTCGTCGCATATCTGCCGCTTGACCTCCTCCGGCATGCCGCCGGTGTAGGCATAACGGCCGGTCGGGCTCCCTCTGCCCTGCCGTTCAAGGGTGGCCTGCGTTCTAGCCTCCATGTCCAGGGCAAGAATGACCGTGGGGACGACCACGATGGACACTCCCCCGCGGGCACCGGCCAACAGGGCCGAGGCCTGGGCCACCGCGGTCTTGCCGTGTCCGGTGGGCAGACACACGATCGTCGTGCTGCCGGCAGGAGCCAGGGCAACGGCTCGCGCGGCTTGTTGCTGCCCGACGGAGACGTACTCGGTGTAGCCGAGGGCCTCTGCCCAATAGGGGTCGGCCGGCCGGGGTTCGAGGTGTCGCCGATGCGGTGAGTCCACCCCGAGATAGATCTGCTTCAGGTCCTCCCGGGCGCTTTCTTGTGCTTCGGGCGTCAACTCCCGTGGGTGCCACGGCAAGGCGAAGACCCGCAATCCCCGTGTGGTCGGCAGTGTCCGGCACGCCATCTGTTCCCACTGTTCGCGGCTGGGCAACGCGGGATCCAGGGGAACCTCCAGTCCAGCGTTGTTTCCCCGGACGGCAACCTCCAGCAGTACCTGCCGGGTGAGGGCTGCGATGTCGCACCAGCCGACCGCGTCTGCGCGATGAGCGGCCCGGTCGGCCAAGGCGTCTTCCAGTCGCCGCAGGGTGCCGGTGGCCGTCGTCGTCGGCACCTGGGGCCAGGCCGTAAATAGTTCCTGGGCGTGCGCCCACAGATCACCCATCGTGCTTCACCGTCCGGTATCCCCCGCGCACGATGCAGGTGGCGGCGACCACGCGTATCGAAGGGCGGCTCAGTGCCTCCGTCAGATCCCGTCCCACGGCCACGTCCAGCAGGTAGCTTTCGGTGTCGCCCAGCAGGTGGCCGGCCGCACTGCGTGCCTGCGCCTGCGCGGTCGCGATCGCGAGTTGCTGCTGTGCCTGCTCCTGCGCCTTAGCGCACTTGCTCATCAGGTCGGTTGCCTGGACCAGGTGGGCACGGGCCACCTGCTCGGCTGCTTCTGCTGTCTGTCGGTATTCCTGCCAGCCTCCGAACACGGCGACCAGTTCGCCGTGGTTCTTGACGTTGTAGTTCTGATCTCCTCGCCTGCCATAGGGAGCATCCAGCCAGGCGCAGGCCTTCGGGTCAGTCAGAGCGATATGGTGCCCGGCAGGCACCCACACCTTGCGGGTGAACGGGGGAAGCAGTCGGTCAGCCTGGCGTCGCAGGGCTCGCCCGGCCTCGGGCACGTCGGCGACACGCCGCAGAGCGGCACTGATGTCGGCTTCCACGAGGTACTCGAGCCCGAAGTAGGCTTCATCTCCTGTACGGCAGGTGGGGTCAAAGCGCCGGAAGGCCGTCGCCTGACCGCGTTCGTCGGCGAAGACAATGTCGGCGAGCATGTCCACGAACGGGTTGCCCGAGCGGAAGAGCCGGGTTCCCGGGGCGCGCAGAGCAGTGGAGCGGTTGAAGACACCCTGGGCCATGTGGGGATGAATGCGTTCGGCGGCTGCTTTGTAGCGCCGTGGGTCGATCAGCGGATGCGAGGAGGCAACGTCGAACCGGTCACGCTGGTGGCCGGCGACGGTGCGTGTGTCATGCCGAAAACGCAGTCCGCCACTGCCGTCATCGGCGTAGTGCACCAGGCTCTCACGCAGGCGGCGCCAGTCCTGCTCCAGGCGATCGAGCGCGCTCGTGGTCTGACGGGCCTGTTCAGACGTCTCGTGTATGGACTCCAGCATGTCCATGGTGTCGATGTCCCGCTTGGCCTGGCGCAGTTCCTCGCGCACGCTGGGCGCCAGGGTCGTCAGCCCCGCGGGACCGTCGTCGAGGGCCTGGCGCCACACGCGGGTCAGCCCTTCAGCGATGGTGTCCTGCAGGGTCGAGACGGACGCGGTAAACAGGTCGTATCCCTCGTGGAGCAGGCTCGCCCAGGCCCCGCAGAACGCCTCGTTCCCTTCGCGATCGCCGATGCGGAACTGCTGCGCCGGTCGGTTCTGCCGCAGCGATTCCACCCCCCGGTAGCGATCCACCCGTCCGATCCGCTGTTCCAGGCGGTTAGGGGACCACGGCAGCCGCACGTGTACCACCACGTCTGCAACCTGCAGGTTCAACCCGTCCTCAGCCGAGGCGTCAGCGACGAGCACCTGGCACAGGGCGGCGTTCTGCGAAGTACGCCAGGTCTGCACGACCTGCTCGCAAGCGTCCGCGCTGGTGGCTGTGGTGTGCAGGCCCACCACAGCGTCGGGGGCCTGGGCGCTGAGCGCTGCCGCTACTTGGGCGGCCAAGGTTCCCGGGCCGCAGAAGATCACCGCCCTGGTTCCGGGACGCACGACTGGCAGCAATGCTTTGGTCAGGGCCGTGGGTGCGGCGGTGCGAGGCAAGTCAGCGCGCTGCTTGCTGTAGGTCTCCCCCAGTTTTCTTTCCCGGGAAAGGGTTGCCG from Streptomyces chartreusis NRRL 3882 harbors:
- the dpdE gene encoding protein DpdE, producing MSRLRVGDFVRFAGSPGMGRVAAVEGESVQVDYFESIAEPVAHTQRIAARLCTPVSLPEETRVYRRDPSTGVWIVGRVRGSDPGVYYVQFPNHPDVHLPVRAAELHVRWDRPVKNPVATLGAGGNESGYFHDARLPMLHSLIAQRGASGSIPALLSSAAEIYPHQVQAALTVLSDPVQRYLLADEVGLGKTIQAGYVIRQTLIDNPHARVVVMAPASLVRQWRGEMLERFFIDDFPEARITFTAHDTPHKWAGYRDADLLVVDEAHLLVHDITEPTQSPYRELCGIAHTATRLLLLSATPVTSHYVTHLGLLHLLDEKLYRWDDRASFEERYQRRKDLADGVFQLDAYFPTLLPMTIDSLRELLPSDERFEALATDVLALLNDDDELANEDQAPELVLRVEALRAHLSETYRLHRRVIRHRRASVLRDDEETELVPYEVRGRTRPRLLAVDFGEHHLGQALLLEWRTLIADHLVDTAADDTQHSAYAMALAVLASRAGGLMEDLLCALRWRTHGDRQAADRAGLTEQERLLLAAPATLSRERKLGETYSKQRADLPRTAAPTALTKALLPVVRPGTRAVIFCGPGTLAAQVAAALSAQAPDAVVGLHTTATSADACEQVVQTWRTSQNAALCQVLVADASAEDGLNLQVADVVVHVRLPWSPNRLEQRIGRVDRYRGVESLRQNRPAQQFRIGDREGNEAFCGAWASLLHEGYDLFTASVSTLQDTIAEGLTRVWRQALDDGPAGLTTLAPSVREELRQAKRDIDTMDMLESIHETSEQARQTTSALDRLEQDWRRLRESLVHYADDGSGGLRFRHDTRTVAGHQRDRFDVASSHPLIDPRRYKAAAERIHPHMAQGVFNRSTALRAPGTRLFRSGNPFVDMLADIVFADERGQATAFRRFDPTCRTGDEAYFGLEYLVEADISAALRRVADVPEAGRALRRQADRLLPPFTRKVWVPAGHHIALTDPKACAWLDAPYGRRGDQNYNVKNHGELVAVFGGWQEYRQTAEAAEQVARAHLVQATDLMSKCAKAQEQAQQQLAIATAQAQARSAAGHLLGDTESYLLDVAVGRDLTEALSRPSIRVVAATCIVRGGYRTVKHDG
- the dpdF gene encoding protein DpdF yields the protein MGDLWAHAQELFTAWPQVPTTTATGTLRRLEDALADRAAHRADAVGWCDIAALTRQVLLEVAVRGNNAGLEVPLDPALPSREQWEQMACRTLPTTRGLRVFALPWHPRELTPEAQESAREDLKQIYLGVDSPHRRHLEPRPADPYWAEALGYTEYVSVGQQQAARAVALAPAGSTTIVCLPTGHGKTAVAQASALLAGARGGVSIVVVPTVILALDMEARTQATLERQGRGSPTGRYAYTGGMPEEVKRQICDDVRTGRQRLLFASPEAVVTALKKPLEDAAEAGLLQYFVIDEAHLVEQWGTGFRPEFQTMASHRRTWLRKAPQDQAPVTVAMSATLTHQQVSLLEQLFAEEGQAQVVWASQLRHEPSYYVDTCPDEQSRNEAVIDAVAMLPRPLALYTTRVKDAADWAERLRQAGFRRVTQVTGKSTDDQRRQALEGWAGSTPDGPEPTRFDVVVGTSAFGLGVDLADVRTVVHACLPETTDRYYQEVGRAGRDGHPCIAYMATAPGDEALAESLNRSPQLTAERAWARWRAMWVGRTPTDSGAHRLSLEALPADMPEGFGRHRSWNERILNFMVRAGLIKVTIPEPPQRSEKETDAAWQGRLDAFYTSLGKQFDVFLADGQTNDRAYFLQRFNDVRRLIINDQRDAAGRLRRILRSDRCWGEALADHYRVPYRGGVLTTGVTCRGCPPCRKQGPPRTAPEGYYRLAVEPWPAVPSWPSRREDPLRRFRGDLPCLSIYWETEQEFTDLVPELLERLAVRGMSVVGGPGLARLATRRLQRDVRPRPLILDRDEDLLGRYTNPMVWLLDSSASHMGDDLAMRFDSQDVTYLLHPRSLAHPDRPDTPLVAIHRAHLWVRTALESF